The Spirosoma radiotolerans genome has a window encoding:
- a CDS encoding beta/alpha barrel domain-containing protein, with the protein MSAFTPDKILDLVINHPIVPVFYHPDGAHAQAIVQACYDGGLRVFEFTNRGEKALSVFTDLIPYVRQHCPDMAMGIGTILTPEDAERFLDVGADFVVQPVTTAAVGDVCRARGVSWMPAGSTLNEIYQATQLGADLVKVFPGNVVGPDFIKAIKGPMPGLKLMVTGGVEPTIDSLSAWFRSGVTAVGIGSQLFSGQGLSPDALRDRVASLVQLVATFVPKSA; encoded by the coding sequence ATGTCAGCATTCACTCCCGATAAGATCCTTGATCTGGTCATTAATCACCCAATTGTACCGGTATTTTACCATCCCGACGGGGCTCATGCCCAGGCTATTGTTCAGGCCTGCTACGATGGTGGTTTACGAGTGTTTGAGTTTACGAACCGGGGCGAAAAAGCCCTGTCTGTTTTTACGGATTTAATCCCGTATGTCCGCCAGCACTGCCCCGACATGGCCATGGGTATCGGGACAATCCTGACGCCCGAAGACGCTGAACGGTTTCTGGATGTAGGCGCTGACTTTGTGGTGCAACCGGTTACCACCGCTGCCGTCGGCGACGTTTGTCGGGCTCGGGGTGTCTCCTGGATGCCAGCCGGTTCGACCCTAAACGAGATTTATCAGGCAACACAATTGGGTGCCGATCTCGTCAAAGTGTTTCCGGGCAATGTTGTCGGACCTGATTTCATTAAAGCAATCAAAGGGCCAATGCCTGGTCTGAAACTAATGGTAACGGGTGGCGTAGAGCCCACCATCGACAGCCTGTCAGCCTGGTTTCGGTCGGGTGTTACGGCCGTTGGGATTGGCTCTCAACTATTTTCCGGTCAGGGGTTATCGCCCGATGCTCTGCGTGATCGGGTTGCCTCTTTGGTTCAGCTTGTGGCCACCTTTGTTCCTAAGTCAGCATGA
- a CDS encoding sugar kinase, which yields MTKISCFGELLIRFSPSANGEWIRQGAMPVFVGGAELNVATALANWGLPVKYSTALPENALADDIIGYVKSKGIDTSGILRFGQRVGSYYLPQGTDLKHAGVIYDRAHSSFCELSPGNVDWDEVLTDTSWLHVSAISPALGADVAAACRELMATASAKGITVSIDLNHRARLWQYGMAPTDIMPGLLEHCDVVMGNIWAANALLGIPVDEQIHAKGQQSDYVAHAQVTSEAIQKQFPRCKVVANTFRFDTPPAGLRYYTTLFTEGQQFVSSELLTDSVIDRVGSGDCFMAGLIYGLYHQHPPQQVVTFAAEAAFGKLQELGDATRQTITDITNRIYALTPLS from the coding sequence ATGACCAAAATTTCCTGCTTCGGCGAATTATTAATACGATTTTCACCCAGTGCCAATGGTGAATGGATTCGACAGGGAGCGATGCCCGTCTTTGTGGGTGGAGCCGAATTGAACGTGGCCACAGCCCTGGCCAACTGGGGCCTTCCGGTTAAATACAGTACCGCTTTGCCGGAAAATGCATTAGCCGATGACATCATCGGGTATGTAAAAAGCAAAGGCATCGACACGTCGGGTATCCTTCGATTCGGACAACGGGTAGGCAGTTATTATCTCCCGCAGGGGACCGACCTCAAACACGCGGGCGTTATTTATGACCGCGCCCATTCGTCGTTCTGCGAACTTTCACCTGGCAACGTTGACTGGGACGAGGTGCTCACCGATACCTCATGGCTACACGTGAGCGCCATTAGTCCGGCTCTGGGCGCTGATGTGGCTGCGGCCTGCCGGGAGCTGATGGCGACAGCCTCGGCAAAAGGAATTACCGTTTCGATTGATCTGAACCACCGGGCACGGCTCTGGCAATACGGCATGGCCCCGACCGACATCATGCCCGGTTTGCTGGAGCACTGTGATGTTGTCATGGGAAATATATGGGCCGCCAACGCCCTGCTGGGTATTCCGGTCGATGAACAGATTCATGCCAAGGGGCAACAGTCCGACTATGTTGCCCACGCTCAGGTCACTTCCGAGGCCATCCAGAAGCAGTTCCCTCGCTGCAAAGTGGTGGCCAACACCTTCCGATTCGATACGCCCCCGGCAGGCCTGCGTTATTATACAACCCTGTTCACCGAAGGACAACAATTTGTATCCTCCGAATTACTGACCGATTCGGTCATTGACCGGGTAGGCAGTGGCGATTGCTTCATGGCCGGCCTGATTTATGGCCTGTATCATCAGCATCCACCTCAGCAAGTCGTCACATTTGCGGCAGAAGCTGCCTTTGGTAAATTGCAGGAATTAGGGGACGCTACAAGGCAAACCATTACCGACATCACCAACCGAATTTACGCATTAACTCCCTTATCCTAA